A region from the Mycobacterium heidelbergense genome encodes:
- a CDS encoding cupin domain-containing protein, whose translation MSIVVPPYPPPRYTKEEPETSAWLKRADQPPDYETSGVKYHYLANQRATDGDYGLYRVDIAPAGGGPPAHFHRAMSEAFFVLSGTMKLYDGNEWMDGRQGDFLYVPPGGIHGFRNEADEPASILMLFAPGAPREAYFEGFGALADMTDGQRREWFIRHDNFFI comes from the coding sequence ATGTCGATCGTCGTGCCACCGTATCCGCCGCCCCGCTACACCAAGGAGGAGCCGGAGACCAGCGCCTGGCTCAAGCGGGCCGATCAGCCGCCGGACTACGAAACCTCCGGCGTCAAGTACCACTACCTGGCCAATCAGCGGGCCACCGACGGCGACTACGGCCTCTACCGGGTCGACATCGCGCCGGCCGGCGGCGGGCCTCCAGCCCACTTTCACCGCGCGATGTCCGAGGCGTTCTTCGTGTTGTCCGGGACGATGAAGCTCTACGACGGCAACGAGTGGATGGACGGTCGTCAGGGTGACTTCTTGTACGTCCCGCCCGGCGGCATCCATGGTTTCCGCAACGAGGCCGACGAACCGGCATCGATCCTGATGCTCTTCGCCCCCGGCGCCCCACGCGAGGCCTACTTCGAAGGTTTCGGTGCGCTGGCCGACATGACGGATGGCCAACGCAGGGAGTGGTTCATCCGCCACGACAACTTCTTCATCTAG
- a CDS encoding FAD-dependent monooxygenase, translating to MQVTEQANASWVIGADGAHSTVRKLVGTKLAGSFVGERFLLGTSTPSTHST from the coding sequence CTGCAGGTTACCGAGCAAGCCAACGCCTCCTGGGTGATCGGGGCCGACGGCGCCCACAGCACGGTGCGCAAACTGGTCGGCACCAAACTCGCGGGTTCGTTTGTCGGGGAACGCTTTCTGCTCGGGACGTCGACGCCGAGCACTCACTCGACCTGA
- a CDS encoding FAD-dependent monooxygenase produces the protein MHTFFASDGPVVVLPMRDGRIRFLAEVHDAPGTPLNPKPTQRELQTILDKRIGGIRLVHSHRLTTFEIHHARVPAYRWARVFLAGDAAHIHSLAGGQGHEHRHAGRVQPGLEAGSGNRRRRR, from the coding sequence ATGCACACCTTCTTCGCCTCCGACGGCCCGGTGGTGGTACTGCCGATGCGGGACGGGCGGATACGGTTTCTCGCCGAGGTGCACGACGCGCCCGGCACCCCGCTGAACCCGAAACCGACCCAGCGCGAACTGCAGACGATCCTCGACAAGCGGATCGGCGGTATCCGCCTGGTGCATTCACATCGGCTGACCACCTTCGAGATCCACCACGCGCGGGTGCCTGCCTACCGCTGGGCCCGGGTCTTCCTGGCCGGCGATGCCGCCCACATCCACAGCCTCGCCGGCGGCCAGGGGCATGAACACCGGCATGCAGGACGCGTTCAACCTGGCCTGGAAGCTGGCAGCGGTAATCGACGGCGACGGCGGTGA
- a CDS encoding FAD-dependent monooxygenase, which yields MNTGMQDAFNLAWKLAAVIDGDGGDTLLDSYQAERIPVADNVIAFTDRLTKADTLSDAPRRIRDVVIRMLSHIRAARRMMADTAEEVNITYRNSPIAVGKRRRRAKVVAGDHVPDVMDAAVQKQLSAVRGAQNTGHVVVTVARGQVAPAATKGQVQVLVTAEDTPVAGYDTVIAASNGVVAQRFRLGNGGRIVIRPDGYLGAVAALDDATTVADYFVKIRS from the coding sequence ATGAACACCGGCATGCAGGACGCGTTCAACCTGGCCTGGAAGCTGGCAGCGGTAATCGACGGCGACGGCGGTGACACGCTGCTGGACAGCTATCAAGCCGAGCGTATCCCCGTCGCCGACAACGTCATCGCGTTCACCGATCGGCTCACCAAGGCCGACACGCTGTCCGATGCACCCCGTCGTATCCGCGACGTGGTGATTCGGATGCTCTCGCATATCCGCGCGGCGCGACGAATGATGGCCGACACGGCGGAAGAGGTCAACATCACGTATCGGAACAGCCCGATCGCCGTGGGGAAACGCCGGCGGCGCGCCAAAGTAGTTGCCGGCGACCATGTTCCAGATGTCATGGACGCAGCGGTGCAGAAGCAACTCAGCGCGGTGCGCGGCGCGCAGAACACGGGTCACGTCGTGGTCACCGTCGCGCGCGGGCAGGTGGCACCGGCCGCGACGAAAGGTCAAGTGCAGGTTCTGGTGACCGCGGAAGACACCCCGGTCGCGGGGTACGACACCGTTATCGCTGCCTCGAACGGCGTTGTGGCACAGCGGTTCAGACTCGGGAACGGCGGGCGCATCGTGATCCGCCCGGACGGCTACCTCGGCGCTGTCGCCGCCCTGGACGACGCGACCACCGTGGCCGACTACTTCGTCAAGATCAGGAGCTGA
- a CDS encoding alpha/beta hydrolase family protein, which yields MWADAPGGWVYEWSKLGAEYADRGDHRMASLAYGCAKFPCLTDQARVRALQNQLEHFQLAAKDFQVAFERRIITVPYRDGTVEVPIHLHSAEGHYAARPVLIASGVDTWKMGIRPRRCGAACLGADVAVPNPRPADR from the coding sequence ATGTGGGCCGACGCGCCCGGCGGCTGGGTTTACGAGTGGTCGAAGCTGGGCGCCGAATACGCCGACCGCGGCGACCACCGCATGGCGTCACTGGCCTACGGCTGCGCGAAGTTCCCCTGCCTGACGGACCAGGCGCGGGTGCGGGCCTTGCAGAACCAGCTCGAGCACTTCCAGTTGGCGGCCAAGGATTTCCAGGTGGCCTTTGAACGTCGCATCATCACAGTGCCCTACCGCGACGGCACCGTCGAGGTGCCCATCCACCTGCATTCCGCCGAAGGCCACTATGCGGCCCGGCCGGTGCTGATCGCCAGTGGGGTGGACACCTGGAAGATGGGCATCCGACCACGTCGATGTGGAGCTGCTTGCCTCGGAGCAGATGTGGCGGTCCCCAATCCCCGACCTGCTGATCGCTGA